CGACAGCAGCGACAAGCGCAACAAGACTACGAACAAGGCATCGACACCCTCACCAAGACCGGCTTAGGGGCACTCGCGCTGGCAGGCGACGCCCTCGCCTCGGTACAGCGCTGGCAGCATGCCGGCGCGGTGCAAGCTGCGTGGCAAAATGAACGGCAGCAAAGCGAAGCGCAGTGGTATGCCGCGCACCACCCCTACACGCCGACCGAGAGCGAAGCCGAGCTGGCCGGGCGGCTCATGCATGCATGGTGGCACGCACATAAGGAAGCACATGAGGAAGCAGGTTTCACGACCAGTGAAGTCGAACAAGCCCATGCTTATGTCAACGAGTTGGCGCGCTTTCTGAGTGACGCCGCTACAACGGCGCAGCAACAGAAAGTTCTGCTACCGCAAGATCTGATGGCCGCCCGCGTGCCTACGCTCGCTCACAGCATCAGCGCTTGGAGCGAGCGCGATGGATTACAGCCAACAATACCCTCAGGACCGCAGTTTGGCACGGTCGGCATCGGCCCACCAGCTTTGTTCGGCGCGACGCTGGAGACAGCGTATCAGCACATGCAAAATACGCTGTTGGACTTGATCACGCAGACCAGCACGAGCGCACGCAGCCATCTGCTTAACCTCGACCGCAGGTTGCGCTGGCCAGGTGCTGACGCGCTGCCAACGCAGCCGCACAACACTGCTGCAGCGTCGGCCTTAGAGCAGCCGCTCAGCACCGCAGTAGTAGCACCGCATGACAAGGACAAGAGCACACTGGCGCGTCAAAGCCGCAGCGTCGCTAGCCACGCCAACTGCGGCGCGAACGAAGAACTCGTCGCAGAAACAGCGCCGCACGAGGCGGAGCTGGAAGAAAGCTGGCGACACTTCCGCGCAGCGCCGGAATTTCAGCGCAAGCAAGCGTCGCACGATGCCATGGCGCAGAGCGCACACTTACAGGAAATTTTTACCAACATGTTCGCTTCTGAGATAAAAATCGGTGAGCATGTGGTCGATGTCGTCAATACCAAGGGGAGCGAATTCACCCTGACGCTGCGCGATGGTGCAGGCGGACTGCGGCAAGTCCCTATCGACGAAGCCAAGATGATTAAATCGACACAGCGCTGGCATACCAACAGTGTCAGACAAAGTGCCGCCACCACCCTCAACGTCGTCTTCAGCCTGCAGAATTTGGCTAATATCGACAGCAATACCTTCAGTGATGTCGAGCAACTGTTCGGCAAGGCCAACAGTCTGGTGCAATTAGGTCAGACTGCGCTGACCGCGATGGCGCAGATTTCAAAGACGCATTTCTTGCAAGCGGCGCAAATAGCCGAAGGCCTGTCAACTGGATTCGTGGCACCGGCCATTGCCATGAGCTTAGCAAATATTATCCAGCAAGCCAATTCATTGGCAACAGAAACCCTGTCCTCAGGCGATTATTTTGAAGCGACAATGAATTTGAGCGAACAGATCATCAATCTGGGCTTGGACCTGCTCGCGCTTGCCTGTCCCATGCTCGCGCCCGAAGTCATGGTGATCGAATATCTGGAGTCGCTGCTGCCGATTGATACTTTCCGTTCTTGGATCGACCATACCGAACAAGCGCTCGACAATGCGGTCAAACTCAAAAAGAAAATCGACAGCTTTCGCGGCCCCTTAGTCGAGCTCAAACGGCAGCCCGACAACAGCAGCGTGTATTATTTCAGCGATGAGTCAGCCGCACGATTCATTCACATCAAGGCGACGCATCTGCACACGCAAGTCAGCGACAAATTGTATTTCATGCAGGGGGCGAAAGAAAATGATCAGACCGTCGAGGTAAATGAGGTCAAGGACTTACTCATCAAGCTCATTCCGGCATCATTTTTTTTCACCAGCCCAACCATGACTGTCCCCGGGCGCCATTACACAGAAATCGGCATCTTGCCTTCGGGCCAGATGATCAGCCCCAATATCAAGCAAAGTTTTCAAGATTTACTCGGCGTGACCCCGGCGCAAGAGCACTTTCCGCTGACCGACAAGAAAGCGCCGACCATCGTCATTCGTTTGACATCAAACATACAATACGGCGTCTCCACTATAGGCAAAGCACCATTATTCGGTCTGCGTGATGATGCGCAAATCCTCAACCACAATGCGCAAGCATGGGGCGCACAGCTACCGCTGCAGTTCAGTCATGACATGGTAAGGACGAATACGGTATTCGAAGGCCAACCCGGCCGCTTGCCTGTCTTTTTGGATCGACCGGCCAATTTGGCCTTCCTACCCCCCAAAGATGCCTCGCACGCTGACAAGCTTGAGGTTGACATCCGTATCGGCATGAAGCCGAGCACCTATGGCCGCCTCATCATGAGCGAAGGTGCACGCAAATGGACCTTCAGCAGTAGCACAGGTGCCGGGCTACGCGTGCAATTCACCCCGGACGGGCAGAATCTCGGCCAAACCGAGGAGGAAATCGAATTTATCCAAAACCAGAAAAATCCCGCAGACTTATTAATCAGACGCAAAAACGTCTCCTATCCGGAGGAGGTGGAATTGCGTCTGCGTGAACGTCTGTGGAGTAAGACTCTGGAACATAATCAGATCGACTTGAGTAAAACCACGGTCAACGGCGTCCCTTTCGAGAAATTCAGACATAGCCAAACTTGTGCCAAGCTGATTGCCAATAACCCCACTACGACGGCACAGGAATGGGGGCTCAATATTGTGACGCCCTCCCGCTATGCGCGCCAACTGCCGGATGACGATGAGACCAACGAGCCGTTCGCCGACACGCAGGAAGCGAGCAATATCAGCTTATCGCGCCAACAACGGCAAACTTTTAGCCAGTTCTACGTCAATCCAAAGGACAGGATCGATCCTTACGTGGCGCGCAACAGCCAAATCATCCTCAGTGTGCTGGAAACACTGCGGCGCTGGCATCACGAAAAGCTCCATCATCAAACTTTCGACTACCGGCTTCATAGCCAAGCCTTGGTCAGCCGCGATTTCGATCTGGCGTTCGAGCATGCCGGTCTGTGCTACCTCGCCCACTGGTCCAGCATGGAAGTCCGATGGATCATCGCCCCGGTCACAGAGCTCCACCCGCGCGGGCCACAAAGCAGTGAGATCACCCTGTTTCCCAGGCAAAAAATTCTCATGAGCATGGATCAGGGTCCCTTGGGCCGTGGCTTTTTGATCAGCAACGAGGACGAGCATGGCGTGGCCGTGGCCAGCAGCGCGGGCCAGAGGCCACTGAACATGGCCACCTATGGCCGCTTCCTCGAAGTAGCCGATTTCGCTGCCGACCTCTGGCCGCTGATCCCGGCTCTGCAGTCTCTGACAATTGGGAAAGCAGTGCACGAAGAATTCATCGAACTCAGTACCCGTGGTTTGATGCGCCGTTACGCCCCCCCCTTGGGGAGCGACGGTATGAGCCAATTGGAACGCGCGCACGCCGCCCATGGCCGCTTTCGACTCTCATCGGTACTGCAAATACTGAAAATAGACAGCGGCACCAACGAGCCATTGCTGACTCAGGATACGCCAGACCTGGGAAATAACACGCAGTCGCTGGCGGTCAGGGCCATTTCCAGCGAAAATATCCGCGCTTGGGACAAGCGGGCCACAGAACTTGCAGCCTTGCTGAGCGAATACACCCACACCGGCACCGCGCGCGTGGAAACTTTCGACAGCATGGCCGAACAAACTTTGGCGATGGAATACCGACCGCACGTCAATGGCATGCTGCGCATGCACAAAATCACTTGGGTTGACGGAATCCAAGCGCAGATGCCGCCAAGGCCCGAACAAATCCGCCGTATCCTATCGAATGAGCACTTCAGCGGCGGCAGCGCAGACGGCGTGTTACTACAATGGCAGAATGCTGCTCAAGTCATGTATGGCTATTACGATGTTGTTCAAGACTGCATTCAAACCTTCCCATTCGCGCAATTCGCGGAGCTGGACTGGCTAGGCTGGTCACGCCAGGATCAGTGCCATTATTTCAGCCCCATCGGCCAACCGAACAGCCTGCTACGTTGGCGTTATTTACCCGACGCACCGTTGGAAATCCTTATCGACGAAGCGGGTCTGCAGGATATGCCGCTGCGCGCCGGCCGCTTCCGCTTCGATCCACACTGCGGTCCGGTATGGAGCCATGCCAGCGGTCCCCATGCCAGTCAACATGGGCATGTTTGGAATCTGCAAGTCGGTCAGGCGGATGCTGTGCCGGCTATCAGCGACGAGCCGCCAGCGCTTGGCAGTCAGTGCTATCGACACGTTCAAGTTGCTACGCCTACCAGCGGCCAAGCCTGGACCCTGCCCGACGGCCGTTATCTGCGTACCAAAGCCGGCCTCAGTTATGTCGGCCACGATGGCGACTATTGGTTGTTCCGACGCGACCACGCCATCGACTGGGAAATCGTCGCGTATCCACGCAGCGCCGGCCTCGATCTCTATCAATTCCGGCAACAAACGCTTCCGGCGGATGAGCGACACTGGTATCGCCTGCCCCAGCGCTATCAGCAAGCCTTGGAGAGCAGCGACCATCAAGTGCGCGCGGTATTTAAGCGCAACGGCAAACCCAGCGGCTTGTTCGAAGTCGTCGCCAAGGCTGGCAATGCGCCTGATGATGCGCTGTTTTATTTCTGCCACGATGACGCCCGGATACTCCAAGCCGCCAACGCCTACCGTGCCGGTGCCCGCATTTACTTGGGAAAAAACACCGATGGTCGGCATGCCCTTCATCATAGCGAGAGCGGCGAAATCTTTTTAGTCGGAAAAGGCCGCGTGCAAACCGTACTCTCCGGTCCCCACACGCTGCAGCAAAACCGCGATGGCAGTCTCAGCTACATCAACGCCCAGGCCGATGCGAGCAAACCGAGCGTGCTCTGGTCCTTGCGCGACAAAATCATTCATCTGACTAATTACGGCCAGCGCTTCCTCGTCGAACCCGAACTGTTTGGCATGTTTTACCTGGAAAACCATGGCAACGGACAAGTTGCCAATCTGGAAGGTGCCGATTGGCCGCGCTGGAGTGCCACAACATGGCACGACGGCGTGCTGCTCAACCACGGACACGCCTCCTTATTCATCGACGCTGCCCGCTTCAATCTTGAGGGCCAAGCGTATCAGAATGCAACGCACTTACTGCAAGCGATGCAAGTCTATCGCCCCGGCGCAGCGCTTGAAGACTATCTGCCGCACTGCGTCAAACAAGTAGGCATGAGCTATCAAGGACAGGAATTACTGCACAACCGCCTCAGTGGCGATCTATTCGTCGGCGGCACGACGCGGCGCTGGCTGGGCCGCGTTAACCGCATGCTTGGCGACGGCTCGGTGCTCTACTGTGATTTGCCTGGCAACGGTCGGCTCGATCTGCCGCAGCGAAATAATACCAGCAGCTACTGGACCTATGCCAGCAACAACGGCAGCTTACACGTCGGTGCCGAACTGCTGGCGGCGGTCGATGGCGGACGCTTAGGCGAGCGCGACTTCGTCATCGACTTGCGTGATATGACGGCGAGTCAAAGTTTCCGACTCTCCAGCATTGCCGGCCAGTGGAATTTGCAAGAGCAAACCTATGACCACAGACAAAACTTGCTGCTGCTGTTCGAAGGCCAAGGCAAGGCACGTCTGCTGTTTGCCTTGCCACCGGCGCTCAACTTGCGTCTCGAGTCGAGCGCTGCCTCTGCCAGCCGCGCCAGCGCCATCACCGCCACCCTCATCGCGGCAATGCCACAGCGATCCAGACAAAAGCGTATGCCCGGCAGTGGCAGGAATTTCGCGCCGGCGTGGTCGGCCGGCAGTTGCCGAAATACCCCGCGTATCCCTGCCGCGCGCCACAACGGCGTGCTGCCGTATGCGCCGCCGCGGGCCCCACTGGCTGAGCGAAGGAGCAGCAGCACGATGGCGCACGCGCCGTATCAGGCAGTCATTCTGCCGGAAGTCACGGTGCAACACTTTCAAGCGATGAGCAATGAAGTAATGCAAAACATGGCATCGGAAACGCATGAAAACAGTAACATTGTCTTAAATAGGATGCGCGGAAAGTCGCCACGCCAACAAAGCGCCACCTTGGTCAACGCGCTGGCCTCCCCTATCACCGAAGAACGCAACGATGCCCGCAGGCTGGTACAGCACACTCATGCGGCCAAGCAATATGGGAGGTTAAACCAAAATATGGGTACTGCTACAGCGCAAGCCACGAGCGGGAAAATTCTTCATGCGCTTGAGCTGCTTGCCGACAAAGCACGCTATGCCGGCAGCGGCAGAAACCGCAGCCCCTATGGCCGAGTAGCCGATTTACTCATGAGTAAAGTCACTTTCGCCGATTTGCCCATGGCCAAGACTGCCCATGAAACAATGAGCAAAAATCCGAACAAACTGGTCAGTAGTTTTCAACATATTTTGACAAGACTGATACCCAATAGCAACGTCGTCTGGGCAGAATTG
The sequence above is drawn from the Undibacterium sp. CCC3.4 genome and encodes:
- a CDS encoding deaminase domain-containing protein → MPNVLPALKATALSVPIVNLGLSAHLQQVRPSANNIAANVSLWQRVQHDIATAGSWNNAAGDLAPQIVARTAIWQDQSRGLTIFDIRHDSSTEQLAAHLLTWRADAGAAAEFLSASPSIAEMRSSLQLSASRFAPDRHNMQTASLDGYISMQRNDVILLRINQNHYRYLGEQAWCDVPADGDCFYRALLRGLGYSGNQTQILRARAQVWDYVASRWDEQAPLWMAELAARTDLQRAYARTQRDADAFEHCTARPAKQRRRAPFNHEQNRRSPQEWQVAERQAIALAKRLEVGAAALLSCTPEEDLAESFELQVIDLQHPEIQSSFKRAEAALRALPTTHRARILLDQLAPAERPGVFERLIHWLRPAFQGAQAGPRQHEKIAQFRKQVKALFRTTPRKRLSAGPERAAAAACRALSTKLHELVAQQHKVQQDYNAAAHQAGLRKQSEFTALFQESIDSVIALLTSMRSLPRQPAHPAKLDAAHCLRLLQPWLRQVEELGECTAGLYEWASVTATAMPNLAMKWCGSLPPALLLECLQLNRQQRQAQQDYEQGIDTLTKTGLGALALAGDALASVQRWQHAGAVQAAWQNERQQSEAQWYAAHHPYTPTESEAELAGRLMHAWWHAHKEAHEEAGFTTSEVEQAHAYVNELARFLSDAATTAQQQKVLLPQDLMAARVPTLAHSISAWSERDGLQPTIPSGPQFGTVGIGPPALFGATLETAYQHMQNTLLDLITQTSTSARSHLLNLDRRLRWPGADALPTQPHNTAAASALEQPLSTAVVAPHDKDKSTLARQSRSVASHANCGANEELVAETAPHEAELEESWRHFRAAPEFQRKQASHDAMAQSAHLQEIFTNMFASEIKIGEHVVDVVNTKGSEFTLTLRDGAGGLRQVPIDEAKMIKSTQRWHTNSVRQSAATTLNVVFSLQNLANIDSNTFSDVEQLFGKANSLVQLGQTALTAMAQISKTHFLQAAQIAEGLSTGFVAPAIAMSLANIIQQANSLATETLSSGDYFEATMNLSEQIINLGLDLLALACPMLAPEVMVIEYLESLLPIDTFRSWIDHTEQALDNAVKLKKKIDSFRGPLVELKRQPDNSSVYYFSDESAARFIHIKATHLHTQVSDKLYFMQGAKENDQTVEVNEVKDLLIKLIPASFFFTSPTMTVPGRHYTEIGILPSGQMISPNIKQSFQDLLGVTPAQEHFPLTDKKAPTIVIRLTSNIQYGVSTIGKAPLFGLRDDAQILNHNAQAWGAQLPLQFSHDMVRTNTVFEGQPGRLPVFLDRPANLAFLPPKDASHADKLEVDIRIGMKPSTYGRLIMSEGARKWTFSSSTGAGLRVQFTPDGQNLGQTEEEIEFIQNQKNPADLLIRRKNVSYPEEVELRLRERLWSKTLEHNQIDLSKTTVNGVPFEKFRHSQTCAKLIANNPTTTAQEWGLNIVTPSRYARQLPDDDETNEPFADTQEASNISLSRQQRQTFSQFYVNPKDRIDPYVARNSQIILSVLETLRRWHHEKLHHQTFDYRLHSQALVSRDFDLAFEHAGLCYLAHWSSMEVRWIIAPVTELHPRGPQSSEITLFPRQKILMSMDQGPLGRGFLISNEDEHGVAVASSAGQRPLNMATYGRFLEVADFAADLWPLIPALQSLTIGKAVHEEFIELSTRGLMRRYAPPLGSDGMSQLERAHAAHGRFRLSSVLQILKIDSGTNEPLLTQDTPDLGNNTQSLAVRAISSENIRAWDKRATELAALLSEYTHTGTARVETFDSMAEQTLAMEYRPHVNGMLRMHKITWVDGIQAQMPPRPEQIRRILSNEHFSGGSADGVLLQWQNAAQVMYGYYDVVQDCIQTFPFAQFAELDWLGWSRQDQCHYFSPIGQPNSLLRWRYLPDAPLEILIDEAGLQDMPLRAGRFRFDPHCGPVWSHASGPHASQHGHVWNLQVGQADAVPAISDEPPALGSQCYRHVQVATPTSGQAWTLPDGRYLRTKAGLSYVGHDGDYWLFRRDHAIDWEIVAYPRSAGLDLYQFRQQTLPADERHWYRLPQRYQQALESSDHQVRAVFKRNGKPSGLFEVVAKAGNAPDDALFYFCHDDARILQAANAYRAGARIYLGKNTDGRHALHHSESGEIFLVGKGRVQTVLSGPHTLQQNRDGSLSYINAQADASKPSVLWSLRDKIIHLTNYGQRFLVEPELFGMFYLENHGNGQVANLEGADWPRWSATTWHDGVLLNHGHASLFIDAARFNLEGQAYQNATHLLQAMQVYRPGAALEDYLPHCVKQVGMSYQGQELLHNRLSGDLFVGGTTRRWLGRVNRMLGDGSVLYCDLPGNGRLDLPQRNNTSSYWTYASNNGSLHVGAELLAAVDGGRLGERDFVIDLRDMTASQSFRLSSIAGQWNLQEQTYDHRQNLLLLFEGQGKARLLFALPPALNLRLESSAASASRASAITATLIAAMPQRSRQKRMPGSGRNFAPAWSAGSCRNTPRIPAARHNGVLPYAPPRAPLAERRSSSTMAHAPYQAVILPEVTVQHFQAMSNEVMQNMASETHENSNIVLNRMRGKSPRQQSATLVNALASPITEERNDARRLVQHTHAAKQYGRLNQNMGTATAQATSGKILHALELLADKARYAGSGRNRSPYGRVADLLMSKVTFADLPMAKTAHETMSKNPNKLVSSFQHILTRLIPNSNVVWAELRHEGKAVLNMVSVSGNQHQNILLSEARSGEPALHYIGVPADENTIRTIPVRHERSADTEAKIISFVSGELLNYPGAMTLNIYSNLRACESCSAVMYRFSDQHKIVETTDKVGQGSRIKINYSQYPPHQQNWH